CTCGACGTTTCTTCGTAATCCTACGATATAccataatttaaaaaatacatatcaaGTAAGACGTGTACTAACAAATCgtcaatgttatattatagatttacGTTTATATACCTGTTCATAGACCTGCTCATATTCCTCTGTAATTTCTGGTTCTTCGAATTTTACGATTTGCTCTTTCACAAACTTTTCTTCAAACGGTTGACTTGATTGTTCTTCATATTGGCCTTCTGTAAGTTGTGCATCTACATGTGTCAGTTCTTCCTGTTCTTGTTCAGAACAGGAGGTCTCCTCTTGAACTTTCGAATGCTTGATATTTCTGCCAGGTACTATTCTTTTAAATCCAGATCCTCCTAAACTTTCATGACGTCTTTCATGTTTGTTCTTATCACCCAAATACTTGAAACGTTGTCTACAAACACTACACGAATacggtcgttcgttcgtatgaGTTCTTTCGTGACAAACAAGCGCGCTCACTTGCTTACACCTCCAAGGACAGTATCTACACTGTAAAGGTCTTTCGTCGCTATGTCTATTTTGATGATGCTTGATGagttgtatttttgtttttaaattgaaacCACATATTTCGCATGTATATGGCCTCTCTTCAGAATGAGATATCATATGAGTCTTTAATCTAAGCTGATTTACAAATCTTTTTGGACAATGAGGGCACGGTAATGTGCCTTCCAGCCTATTATGAGTTACCATCATATGATGCCTCAGTCTAACTTCAGAAGTAAATGTCATATCACAATCCAAACACTTCATAGGATCTTTCTCCATAtgagtattttttatatgcgtTCTCAAAATCATCTCTGTTTTGAAAGTTTTATTGCAATGGTAACAAGcaactcttctcttttctggTAATCCATCTACATCTTCTTTCACAATGCCAGGTAGTGATTCGTTATGTATATGAGACATATGCCATTCTAATGATCTCGTTGAAATCATGGATCTGTTGCATATATGGCATGTATATTGCCTTCCATCTTTGTGTACACGATTTCTATGTATTACAAGTGTAGAATGATTTGGAAACTTCTCACCACACACTTGACATGAGCATTCTTTCAATCCTCTGCTATCAGTTTTTTCGTGAACTCTCATATGGAGCCTTAATCCATCCCTCCTATTAAATCCAACGCCGCAAGTATCGCAACGATATTGTCGTTGATCTTCGTGTATCCTTACATGTTGTTTCAACGTTGAACtgtttttaaacattttatcgCAATGCGGACATTGTATAGTGTAGGCTTTGTGAGTATACATATGTTTTGAAAGACTATAAAATGGTACTAGTTTATGACAAACTGGACATTCCCTTTTGTTCCCTACAGGTTGATGTTTACGAATTCGGTGATGTCTGAGACTTGCAGGATTTTTAAAGTCTGCCCCACAATCTTCACATAAATAAGCTCTCAATGTTGTGTGTACAGATTTCAGATGAAAGCtcaatttttgtttgaaaGCAAACTTTTTCGGACATTTTGgacattgataaattttttcccAGCTCATATGTTGCGTTTTAACATGTTGATCGAGCGTTCCTTGATGTTTGAATTTTTCGCCACAAATGTCACATAATTGGCCAAACATGTTATCGCAATGTTTCTGCTCGTGCTGTCTTTTTTTGCCCTTTGAATCCAACATTACGTCgcaatatttacataataattttttaaaacataccacattatgatttctttttgctttgtttGTAGGAAATTCTTCCATACAGTCTTCGCAATAATGCATAATTTTGAAATCATGCGTTTTTAAGTGATCTTCAAGAACTTCTTTTGAAGCAAATGTTTCTGGACAATAATCACACTCCAAATAATGTTCCTCTGGTATATAATCTGCTGGTGTTGTTTCATCGATCAAGTCTGGTAAACTTTTTTGGAGAGATGTgttatttctatcttcgtaAAGCGAAATGATGTCTTCATCTTTTAATCTGGTAATCacgatttttctttgctttaaataatcttgaaactccaacaaattcttttctttttctcctagaATACGTGataatttttccatatttCCTTCTGTATAAGACTGATCAAGTTCTTTCTGTaagtattctttctttttctttgcttcttccCACTTTAATTTAAGTTTTGCCAAACGCGATAAATACTCCTTTGTGTTCACATATGCTTTTTCTTGGACTGACTTATCTTGTAAAGAATCAGAAACatctgaaatattattttcttccttgaGAATAGTACTATTCATTGTACTACTATCTACATCGGAttctacttttatatttaaattattttcttcgtatacAACTGGTTTTTGATCATCAGAACTTTCGACTCgtttaataaatcgatttggagtttcttcatttttcattgttaaaCTCGACTGACTACCTAAAACTTTTTCacgttttttcttgtattcttCTATTTGTTCTTCTATGATCTGTTCTCTCTTATCCAGTTTTTTTGTACGTTCTGTGaacaaattcttttcctttgttgctaatgtttcatatttttttaaaattttgcCAACTGGTTTAAAATCAAAAGCTTTTGCCTTACTcgaatttttatcatctttcttttcaagtGGTTTATCcatctttttaacttttactAATAATATCTCATTTGGTTTAGAACCTTTTACAGTAACATACATAATTCCATCTTCTTGAGAATCGTTAATGTTTAAAGGGTTttgtatatctaatttttgaatttttggaTCTTTTGGACTTTCATTAGTATCAGATACAGTTGAAGTAGATTTTAACTCTTCATTATTTCCCAagccttctttttttgtttgctgtAAAAGCCTGCGCTTCAATATATTTGGTTGCTTTGGAGTTTCTTTCCCAAATTCGTTATCTTTAATTTCAACCTTGGGACCAATTTGTAATTTGGaacttaatttattatcttgcACAGTGTCTACTTTAACATAAGCCTTTAATGCCATATCATATTTATAGACGGTTTGATTAGAATCTTGATTTGTATCATCTTGATTCTGTGTTAAATTATTACCTGATGAATCATGCGACACAAAAGATTGATTATTTGCTTTACTTacattttccttcttatttgtATTTCGTCTTCTATCTACGTGGCTAGTTTCAATTTCATCGTCAGATTCTGCAACATCAGAGCTATCAGGTTGAAAGGGTGGATCATCTGGATCAAATTCTTCTATGGATTCGTTATCATCACTATGATGTTCACCTGTAACATCTTCAAAAATGTCAGACTCAGTTTTAGATATTACATCaggattttccttttctcttctttctacaGGTGTTGGGTTTAGAACATcctttaaagaataaattgcAGATATTTTTGGAACAGTTTCATCATTGTCAGTGCTTGTTGATGCAGGAACCATAGTACAATCGTAAGTCTCCTCTACTTGCTTTTGATTAATTTGATTGTTAGCTAAAGATTGCAATTTTTCTGCTTCTATATTGCGTGCAACTGTATCAGTTAATGTAACATGAATTGATTTTAGTTTAACTTCAGCTTTTTTAATTTGCATAAAAAACTTGTAACTCATTTTCAAATCGCAAATGCAATCCATACACATTTGAGTGGATAGACTATCATGtggatttatttcttctaaatGTTTTATCTGTTGACTTAGCCTCATTTGAATACCTTTTTCACTGAAAATATCAACTAATGGAAGTTTTAAACCAGCGCAAGTTCTGCAATACTTTTTTAACTCCTGCCTTGTATGTTCaaacattgatattttttcttgttttaacgatttattttgcaatgaaatttttgttaattccTTCAAACTATTTACATCATGAGCCAAAAGTTTTACACGAggtgttattttttttaattcatttatatctttGACTTGTCCACCAAatgtatctttatttattgttgAAGCAGTTCTTATAGGCTTCAAAACAGtctttaacaaattattttcaagcaTATCCGTTTGATTGGTGATATTTGTGTATTTatgattttctaatattaattctCCATAATCATGATCTCTATTAAGCTTTGAATTCTGCATATTTATAGCtgatctttatttaatttggaAAATCCTTTTAtgaatacatttatttttttaatacattttttattattttcattttaaagtaACATATGCAATTCAAACAACAGCATTCCttgtaaataaattgtaatgcTTTAGCACATATTTGCATTGACATAATAGTCTGAAATTatcaaacaattatttataaattcaaaaaaaaattttatatccaaAATGTATATAAGGTAATAAATAGcaaatataacttataataaatttctatataatgcGTTTTAAAAGTACGAAATTTTAAAAGTAGTTACCTTAAATACTCGAATTGtagaatattcttttaaatcttcatacataaattgtatatattcttaGATATGATATTTAACATTACTCTCAatgcttcttttttattaaaaatgatatttttgtatatgcTGTATCAACAATTATCGAAGATTCGAATAAAACATGAATTAATAGGAACGATATTAATCTTATAATCAATTGTacgtttgataataatttttaccaGTCCTTTTACTGCGAATATTCTCCTATACGGGCcttaaataaaagtttttacgGTAATCAGTGCGTCCTGTAAATCAggtatttttattcataatgtGATCATTCATCTAacgtattaaaagaaaaataaatttctttatttcacttATATGTCAAATGTAGAGATTCTAAATTAGTTAAAATATTGAGGTTAAGAATTTGTGATCAGTCtgctattataaattatattcataagtacttttatatttacaagtGGATGTTATACCAGTTTCAAATTATAAGTTTCTCCTCTTGATACACGATCTTACGAAAAGTAACAGCGTTATTCGAAAGTTTTTCCAATTTCTCACTACCATAACTTCTTCTTGACGATATCCAGATGGCGCGTAGCAATGGCGCCTCtacgtttattattttcacgataTCATTGGCATTCTACACTTCCAAAATTCATGCCTGGCTTTGAATATGTCTTGTGCACTTTCAGCTTGGCAAACCGACCGCCTTTGGA
The nucleotide sequence above comes from Vespula vulgaris chromosome 16, iyVesVulg1.1, whole genome shotgun sequence. Encoded proteins:
- the LOC127069674 gene encoding uncharacterized protein LOC127069674 isoform X2; this translates as MQNSKLNRDHDYGELILENHKYTNITNQTDMLENNLLKTVLKPIRTASTINKDTFGGQVKDINELKKITPRVKLLAHDVNSLKELTKISLQNKSLKQEKISMFEHTRQELKKYCRTCAGLKLPLVDIFSEKGIQMRLSQQIKHLEEINPHDSLSTQMCMDCICDLKMSYKFFMQIKKAEVKLKSIHVTLTDTVARNIEAEKLQSLANNQINQKQVEETYDCTMVPASTSTDNDETVPKISAIYSLKDVLNPTPVERREKENPDVISKTESDIFEDVTGEHHSDDNESIEEFDPDDPPFQPDSSDVAESDDEIETSHVDRRRNTNKKENNQDDTNQDSNQTVYKYDMALKAYVKVDTVQDNKLSSKLQIGPKVEIKDNEFGKETPKQPNILKRRLLQQTKKEGLGNNEELKSTSTVSDTNESPKDPKIQKLDIQNPLNINDSQEDGIMYVTVKGSKPNEILLVKVKKMDKPLEKKDDKNSSKAKAFDFKPVGKILKKYETLATKEKNLFTERTKKLDKREQIIEEQIEEYKKKREKVLGSQSSLTMKNEETPNRFIKRVESSDDQKPVVYEENNLNIKVESDVDSSTMNSTILKEENNISDVSDSLQDKSVQEKAYVNTKEYLSRLAKLKLKWEEAKKKKEYLQKELDQSYTEGNMEKLSRILGEKEKNLLEFQDYLKQRKIVITRLKDEDIISLYEDRNNTSLQKSLPDLIDETTPADYIPEEHYLECDYCPETFASKEVLEDHLKTHDFKIMHYCEDCMEEFPTNKAKRNHNVVCFKKLLCKYCDVMLDSKGKKRQHEQKHCDNMFGQLCDICGEKFKHQGTLDQHVKTQHMSWEKIYQCPKCPKKFAFKQKLSFHLKSVHTTLRAYLCEDCGADFKNPASLRHHRIRKHQPVGNKRECPVCHKLVPFYSLSKHMYTHKAYTIQCPHCDKMFKNSSTLKQHVRIHEDQRQYRCDTCGVGFNRRDGLRLHMRVHEKTDSRGLKECSCQVCGEKFPNHSTLVIHRNRVHKDGRQYTCHICNRSMISTRSLEWHMSHIHNESLPGIVKEDVDGLPEKRRVACYHCNKTFKTEMILRTHIKNTHMEKDPMKCLDCDMTFTSEVRLRHHMMVTHNRLEGTLPCPHCPKRFVNQLRLKTHMISHSEERPYTCEICGFNLKTKIQLIKHHQNRHSDERPLQCRYCPWRCKQVSALVCHERTHTNERPYSCSVCRQRFKYLGDKNKHERRHESLGGSGFKRIVPGRNIKHSKVQEETSCSEQEQEELTHVDAQLTEGQYEEQSSQPFEEKFVKEQIVKFEEPEITEEYEQVYEQDYEETSREASEAAEVIMNMEDTTVYTEEVTADNIESAEIMADEMITNEILQSGTVVHLQQQDDSGKIQVIPVMLSLPDLSDTNTEVNLATASIMYNN
- the LOC127069674 gene encoding uncharacterized protein LOC127069674 isoform X1, coding for MQNSKLNRDHDYGELILENHKYTNITNQTDMLENNLLKTVLKPIRTASTINKDTFGGQVKDINELKKITPRVKLLAHDVNSLKELTKISLQNKSLKQEKISMFEHTRQELKKYCRTCAGLKLPLVDIFSEKGIQMRLSQQIKHLEEINPHDSLSTQMCMDCICDLKMSYKFFMQIKKAEVKLKSIHVTLTDTVARNIEAEKLQSLANNQINQKQVEETYDCTMVPASTSTDNDETVPKISAIYSLKDVLNPTPVERREKENPDVISKTESDIFEDVTGEHHSDDNESIEEFDPDDPPFQPDSSDVAESDDEIETSHVDRRRNTNKKENVSKANNQSFVSHDSSGNNLTQNQDDTNQDSNQTVYKYDMALKAYVKVDTVQDNKLSSKLQIGPKVEIKDNEFGKETPKQPNILKRRLLQQTKKEGLGNNEELKSTSTVSDTNESPKDPKIQKLDIQNPLNINDSQEDGIMYVTVKGSKPNEILLVKVKKMDKPLEKKDDKNSSKAKAFDFKPVGKILKKYETLATKEKNLFTERTKKLDKREQIIEEQIEEYKKKREKVLGSQSSLTMKNEETPNRFIKRVESSDDQKPVVYEENNLNIKVESDVDSSTMNSTILKEENNISDVSDSLQDKSVQEKAYVNTKEYLSRLAKLKLKWEEAKKKKEYLQKELDQSYTEGNMEKLSRILGEKEKNLLEFQDYLKQRKIVITRLKDEDIISLYEDRNNTSLQKSLPDLIDETTPADYIPEEHYLECDYCPETFASKEVLEDHLKTHDFKIMHYCEDCMEEFPTNKAKRNHNVVCFKKLLCKYCDVMLDSKGKKRQHEQKHCDNMFGQLCDICGEKFKHQGTLDQHVKTQHMSWEKIYQCPKCPKKFAFKQKLSFHLKSVHTTLRAYLCEDCGADFKNPASLRHHRIRKHQPVGNKRECPVCHKLVPFYSLSKHMYTHKAYTIQCPHCDKMFKNSSTLKQHVRIHEDQRQYRCDTCGVGFNRRDGLRLHMRVHEKTDSRGLKECSCQVCGEKFPNHSTLVIHRNRVHKDGRQYTCHICNRSMISTRSLEWHMSHIHNESLPGIVKEDVDGLPEKRRVACYHCNKTFKTEMILRTHIKNTHMEKDPMKCLDCDMTFTSEVRLRHHMMVTHNRLEGTLPCPHCPKRFVNQLRLKTHMISHSEERPYTCEICGFNLKTKIQLIKHHQNRHSDERPLQCRYCPWRCKQVSALVCHERTHTNERPYSCSVCRQRFKYLGDKNKHERRHESLGGSGFKRIVPGRNIKHSKVQEETSCSEQEQEELTHVDAQLTEGQYEEQSSQPFEEKFVKEQIVKFEEPEITEEYEQVYEQDYEETSREASEAAEVIMNMEDTTVYTEEVTADNIESAEIMADEMITNEILQSGTVVHLQQQDDSGKIQVIPVMLSLPDLSDTNTEVNLATASIMYNN